Proteins from a genomic interval of Lolium perenne isolate Kyuss_39 chromosome 1, Kyuss_2.0, whole genome shotgun sequence:
- the LOC127323168 gene encoding transcription factor TGAL5 isoform X1, with the protein MSRVLLLIAMMQGEESSWGMAASARDGAVPFGQALVYGIQGHAPPAAPPANFLRELQPAAAAYFGELEEALIHGTYTAAGVDPVMIEGDVHTKSAAGYLAARPPTLEIFPSWPMSHLQQPYSANSQSVGSTDSSSAQNTMSQAELVSPVSMRTDSGQPQEVLMVTIDDYNYNQGLGPAPAAAPSFQQHAGGAQDKRKHGSTRKDGTSLDPKTERRLAQNREAARKSRLRKKAYVQQLETGRIRLQQIEQELQRGRSQGLLTGGCSAPGEMSSGAVMFDMEYARWLDEDSKYMTGIQGALQAQVLDGNLGTIVEECIRHYDELFHLRAVLARSDVFHLMTGMWATQSERCFLWMAGFRPSEILKMLIPQLDPLTEQQLVGMCNLQQSSEQAEEALAQGLQQLHQSLADAVGAGPLNDGADVANYTSLMALALDRLDNLESFYRQADNLRQQTLHRIRRILTTRQTARCFLSLGEYHRRLRALSSIWASRPRENFIMTENVSSTGAEFQAIHQSQQNQFSGL; encoded by the exons ATG AGTAGAGTTCTTCTGCTCATTGCCATGATGCAAGGTGAAGAGAGTTCTTGGGGGATGGCAGCAAGTGCTCGTGATGGAGCTGTACCATTCGGCCAAGCACTTGTATATGGAATCCAAGGCCATGCTCCTCCTGCTGCACCACCTGCCAACTTCCT GAGGGAGTTGCAACCTGCAGCCGCTGCTTACTTTGGTGAGTTGGAGGAGGCCCTTATCCATGGCACCTATACTGCTGCTGGTGTCGATCCTGTCATGATAGAAGGTGATGTCCACACCAAGT CGGCAGCAGGATATCTTGCAGCTAGGCCCCCCACTCTGGAGATCTTCCCTTCCTGGCCAATGAGTCATCTACAGCAGCCATACAGT GCGAACTCGCAGTCAGTAGGGAGCACTGACTCCAGCTCCGCTCAGAACACAATGTCACAGGCCGAGTTGGTGTCCCCAGTCAGTATGAGGACCGACTCTGGCCAGCCGCAGGAGGTGTTGATGGTGACCATTGATGATTACAACTACAACCAAGGACTCGGGCCAGCGCCAGCTGCTGCACCAAGCTTTCAGCAACATGCAGGAGGAGCCCAAGATAAG AGGAAGCATGGATCCACAAGAAAAGATGGCACGTCGTTGGATCCAAAG ACCGAAAGGCGACTGGCTCAGAACAGAGAAGCTGCAAGGAAGAGCAGGCTGAGGAAAAAG GCATATGTTCAGCAGTTAGAAACAGGCCGGATTAGGCTTCAGCAAATCGAGCAAGAGCTTCAGAGAGGACGTTCACAG GGTCTGCTCACCGGAGGATGCAGTGCGCCCGGAGAAATGAGTTCTG GCGCCGTGATGTTCGACATGGAGTACGCCCGATGGTTAGATGAAGACAGCAAGTATATGACCGGGATTCAGGGTGCATTGCAGGCCCAAGTCCTCGACGGGAACCTTGGAACTATCGTTGAAGAATGCATCCGGCACTACGACGAGCTGTTCCACTTGAGGGCCGTGCTCGCCAGGTCCGACGTCTTCCACCTCATGACCGGAATGTGGGCAACGCAGTCTGAGCGGTGCTTCCTCTGGATGGCCGGGTTCCGGCCCTCGGAAATCCTCAAG ATGCTGATACCTCAGCTCGATCCACTGACGGAGCAGCAGCTGGTGGGGATGTGCAATCTGCAGCAGTCATCCGAGCAGGCTGAGGAGGCGCTAGCGCAGGGGCTTCAACAGCTGCACCAGTCGCTGGCCGATGCGGTGGGCGCTGGCCCTCTCAACGACGGTGCAGATGTTGCCAACTATACCAGTCTCATGGCCCTAGCACTTGACAGGCTCGACAATCTCGAGAGCTTTTATCGTCAG GCTGATAATCTGAGACAGCAAACCTTGCATCGCATTCGGCGGATTCTGACCACCAGACAGACAGCTCGGTGTTTCCTCTCCCTCGGAGAGTATCATCGCCGTCTCCGTGCTCTCAGCTCCATCTGGGCTTCCCGTCCTCGCGA GAACTTCATCATGACAGAGAATGTCAGCTCTACAGGAGCAGAATTTCAGGCTATTCATCAATCTCAACAAAACCAGTTTTCCGGCCTCTGA
- the LOC139834075 gene encoding uncharacterized protein: MEPPPPPPQTLAEIIAKQQEDHQSVLATLTSLADENHQARVERAEDRATLKSIAETLQKFQGDIADTVQQQRAHNLALLRLEGKGAPQLGGLGLMQAPTSTARVGVPPAMADASDRAPRLYKIDFPLFDGASDPRPWLTRCNLFFLGQRTQESDKTWLASYHLTDVAALWYGHLEAKLGQRPSWGEFQTLISNHFGPPTRANPFGELISTRRTSTVADYSKRFLENLSRIQPIADAEERDIFTNNLGEPMKTQVEMLKPATLDAAMDLAISFEHLNIVTGAATTATRPIRPSRTAASPTPAAQESAGSAPALVFRKLTPAEMDDRRAKNLCFNCDEKFVRGHRCKRLFYIQSADDEEEPLADAHEEAKISLLAVTGIPTSDTMQVAIRIGDRDLVALLDSGSTHNFIHEELATVVGLPFSSDRRLGVTVANGDRVTCRGLLKQAAITIDTENFLVDLHAIPLGGFDVVLGTRFLKTLGPIVWDFTTQWMSFWHTDHRVEWTGLGSSGRPAHLHVCEGRALLDSLLAAFSDVFAEPQGLPPPRAHDHHIHLIPGTQPVAIRPYRYPAIQKDELERQCAEMLARGLIRQSSSAFSSPVLLVRKHDGTWRFCIDFRGLNMVTIKDKFPIPVVDEQLDELKGARFFTKLDLRSGYHQVRMAPEDIHKTAFRTHEGLFEFVVMAFGLTNAPATFQALMNDVLGPFLRRFVLVFFDDILIYSSSWSDHLRHVKLVLEAMRTHQLYLKRSKCSFGEQSMAYLGHVISAEGVAMDSDKVLAVVDWPAPRTVRAVRGFLGLAGYYRKFIKGFGTIAAPLTALLKKDGFLWTDQAATAFEALKVALTTAPVLRLPDFTAPFIVECDASGSGFGAVMHQGEGPIAYFSKPIAPRHVSLAAYERELIGLVQAVRHWRPYLWGHAFIVKTDHYSLKFLLDQRLATIPQHH; the protein is encoded by the coding sequence ATGGAGCCTCCGCCGCCACCTCCGCAAACCCTAGCCGAGATCATCGCCAAACAGCAGGAGGATCACCAATCTGTGCTCGCCACCCTCACCAGCCTCGCCGATGAAAATCACCAAGCAAGGGTTGAACGTGCGGAGGACCGCGCCACCCTCAAGTCCATCGCCGAGACGCTCCAAAAGTTCCAGGGCGATATCGCGGATACAGTTCAGCAGCAACGTGCCCACAATCTCGCTCTCCTTCGCCTTGAAGGGAAGGGCGCGCCCCAACTTGGCGGCCTAGGGCTCATGCAGGCGCCAACGTCTACGGCCAGGGTTGGTGTACCGCCGGCCATGGCGGACGCATCTGATCGCGCCCCCCGCCTCTACAAAATCGACTTTCCCCTCTTTGATGGGGCAAGCGACCCACGACCATGGTTGACGCGCTGCAACCTCTTCTTCCTCGGTCAGCGAACGCAGGAATCCGATAAGACCTGGTTGGCTTCGTACCACCTCACCGACGTCGCCGCCTTATGGTACGGCCACCTCGAGGCAAAACTGGGTCAGCGACCGTCTTGGGGCGAGTTTCAGACCCTAATCTCCAACCACTTCGGACCACCGACGCGCGCCAACCCCTTCGGTGAGCTGATCTCGACACGCCGTACTAGCACTGTCGCGGATTACTCCAAGCGCTTCCTCGAAAATCTCTCACGGATCCAGCCAATCGCCGACGCCGAGGAGCGGGATATATTCACCAATAATTTGGGGGAGCCCATGAAGACGCAGGTGGAGATGCTGAAACCTGCTACGCTCGACGCCGCGATGGACTTGGCCATATCCTTCGAGCACCTGAACATTGTTACTGGAGCCGCCACAACTGCGACTCGGCCAATCCGCCCGTCCAGGACCGCAGCCAGCCCCACTCCAGCAGCCCAAGAATCAGCCGGGTCAGCACCAGCACTCGTTTTCAGAAAGCTCACCCCTGCTGAGATGGATGACCGCCGTGCCAAGAACCTGTGTTTCAATTGTGATGAGAAGTTTGTGCGGGGACATCGCTGCAAACGGCTGTTCTACATACAGTCcgctgatgacgaggaggagcccTTAGCAGATGCACATGAGGAGGCCAAAATTTCACTTCTCGCTGTCACTGGAATTCCCACCAGCGATACCATGCAGGTTGCTATACGTATCGGGGATCGTGACCTGGTTGCCCTGCTGGATTCTGGTAGTACGCATAACTTCATTCACGAGGAGTTGGCCACTGTTGTGGGGTTGCCCTTCTCCTCTGATCGCCGCCTTGGAGTCACAGTTGCTAATGGGGACCGGGTTACTTGCCGTGGACTACTCAAGCAGGCAGCGATCACGATTGACACGGAGAATTTTTTGGTCGACTTGCACGCCATTCCATTGGGCGGGTTTGACGTTGTGCTTGGTACACGTTTTCTCAAGACGCTCGGACCCATTGTGTGGGATTTCACCACTCAGTGGATGTCGTTTTGGCACACGGACCATCGGGTGGAGTGGACAGGTCTGGGTTCTTCAGGCCGGCCTGCACACCTACATGTCTGCGAGGGCAGAGCTCTTCTCGACAGCCTCCTGGCCGCGTTCTCGGACGTCTTCGCCGAGCCCCAGGGTCTACCGCCGCCACGCGCTCATGACCATCATATTCACCTTATTCCTGGGACGCAGCCCGTCGCCATCCGGCCCTACCGCTACCCGGCTATTCAGAAGGATGAACTGGAACGTCAATGTGCAGAGATGCTTGCTCGGGGCCTTATCCGCCAAAGCTCGTCGGCGTTCTCGTCACCTGTGCTCCTGGTACGCAAGCATGATGGTACATGGCGTTTTTGTATCGATTTTCGTGGTCTCAACATGGTCACCATCAAGGACAAGTTCCCTATTCCAGTTGTGGATGAGCAGCTAGATGAGCTGAAAGGCGCCCGATTTTTCACGAAGCTGGACCTACGATCAGGCTACCATCAAGTTCGAATGGCCCCGGAAGACATCCACAAAACGGCGTTCCGCACTCATGAGGGCCTTTTTGAGTTTGTGGTGATGGCATTTGGGTTGACCAATGCGCCAGCGACCTTCCAAGCACTGATGAACGATGTACTTGGACCTTTCCTTCGTCGATTTGTTCTGGTTTTCTTTGACGACATTTTGATATACAGTTCCTCGTGGTCGGACCACCTTCGCCATGTCAAGCTCGTCTTGGAGGCTATGCGCACACATCAGTTGTATCTCAAGCGCTCCAAGTGCTCTTTTGGGGAGCAATCTATGGCCTATCTGGGACACGTCATCTCTGCGGAAGGAGTGGCCATGGACAGCGATAAGGTCCTCGCCGTGGTCGACTGGCCGGCACCCCGTACAGTTCGAGCTGTGAGGGGATTCTTGGGtttggcgggatactaccgcaaGTTCATTAAGGGGTTCGGCACCATTGCGGCGCCCCTCACCGCACTACTGAAGAAGGATGGATTTCTCTGGACTGACCAGGCGGCGACCGCATTTGAGGCCCTTAAGGTTGCACTCACTACTGCACCGGTTCTTCGGTTGCCTGATTTTACAGCTCCGTTCATTGTGGAATGTGATGCCTCTGGATCTGGTTTTGGTGCCGTGATGCATCAAGGAGAAGGGCCAATTGCCTACTTCAGCAAACCCATCGCTCCACGACATGTTTCTTTAGCTGCATATGAGAGGGAACTCATAGGGCTTGTTCAAGCCGTGCGTCATTGGCGCCCTTATCTCTGGGGTCATGCTTTCATTGTCAAAACTGATCATTACAGCCTCAAATTTTTGCTGGACCAGCGCCTGGCCACAATTCCGCAGCATCATTAG
- the LOC127323168 gene encoding transcription factor TGAL5 isoform X3, whose protein sequence is MPKAWILRELQPAAAAYFGELEEALIHGTYTAAGVDPVMIEGDVHTKSAAGYLAARPPTLEIFPSWPMSHLQQPYSANSQSVGSTDSSSAQNTMSQAELVSPVSMRTDSGQPQEVLMVTIDDYNYNQGLGPAPAAAPSFQQHAGGAQDKRKHGSTRKDGTSLDPKTERRLAQNREAARKSRLRKKAYVQQLETGRIRLQQIEQELQRGRSQGLLTGGCSAPGEMSSGAVMFDMEYARWLDEDSKYMTGIQGALQAQVLDGNLGTIVEECIRHYDELFHLRAVLARSDVFHLMTGMWATQSERCFLWMAGFRPSEILKMLIPQLDPLTEQQLVGMCNLQQSSEQAEEALAQGLQQLHQSLADAVGAGPLNDGADVANYTSLMALALDRLDNLESFYRQADNLRQQTLHRIRRILTTRQTARCFLSLGEYHRRLRALSSIWASRPRENFIMTENVSSTGAEFQAIHQSQQNQFSGL, encoded by the exons ATGCCTAAGGCCTGGATCCT GAGGGAGTTGCAACCTGCAGCCGCTGCTTACTTTGGTGAGTTGGAGGAGGCCCTTATCCATGGCACCTATACTGCTGCTGGTGTCGATCCTGTCATGATAGAAGGTGATGTCCACACCAAGT CGGCAGCAGGATATCTTGCAGCTAGGCCCCCCACTCTGGAGATCTTCCCTTCCTGGCCAATGAGTCATCTACAGCAGCCATACAGT GCGAACTCGCAGTCAGTAGGGAGCACTGACTCCAGCTCCGCTCAGAACACAATGTCACAGGCCGAGTTGGTGTCCCCAGTCAGTATGAGGACCGACTCTGGCCAGCCGCAGGAGGTGTTGATGGTGACCATTGATGATTACAACTACAACCAAGGACTCGGGCCAGCGCCAGCTGCTGCACCAAGCTTTCAGCAACATGCAGGAGGAGCCCAAGATAAG AGGAAGCATGGATCCACAAGAAAAGATGGCACGTCGTTGGATCCAAAG ACCGAAAGGCGACTGGCTCAGAACAGAGAAGCTGCAAGGAAGAGCAGGCTGAGGAAAAAG GCATATGTTCAGCAGTTAGAAACAGGCCGGATTAGGCTTCAGCAAATCGAGCAAGAGCTTCAGAGAGGACGTTCACAG GGTCTGCTCACCGGAGGATGCAGTGCGCCCGGAGAAATGAGTTCTG GCGCCGTGATGTTCGACATGGAGTACGCCCGATGGTTAGATGAAGACAGCAAGTATATGACCGGGATTCAGGGTGCATTGCAGGCCCAAGTCCTCGACGGGAACCTTGGAACTATCGTTGAAGAATGCATCCGGCACTACGACGAGCTGTTCCACTTGAGGGCCGTGCTCGCCAGGTCCGACGTCTTCCACCTCATGACCGGAATGTGGGCAACGCAGTCTGAGCGGTGCTTCCTCTGGATGGCCGGGTTCCGGCCCTCGGAAATCCTCAAG ATGCTGATACCTCAGCTCGATCCACTGACGGAGCAGCAGCTGGTGGGGATGTGCAATCTGCAGCAGTCATCCGAGCAGGCTGAGGAGGCGCTAGCGCAGGGGCTTCAACAGCTGCACCAGTCGCTGGCCGATGCGGTGGGCGCTGGCCCTCTCAACGACGGTGCAGATGTTGCCAACTATACCAGTCTCATGGCCCTAGCACTTGACAGGCTCGACAATCTCGAGAGCTTTTATCGTCAG GCTGATAATCTGAGACAGCAAACCTTGCATCGCATTCGGCGGATTCTGACCACCAGACAGACAGCTCGGTGTTTCCTCTCCCTCGGAGAGTATCATCGCCGTCTCCGTGCTCTCAGCTCCATCTGGGCTTCCCGTCCTCGCGA GAACTTCATCATGACAGAGAATGTCAGCTCTACAGGAGCAGAATTTCAGGCTATTCATCAATCTCAACAAAACCAGTTTTCCGGCCTCTGA
- the LOC127323168 gene encoding transcription factor TGAL5 isoform X4, giving the protein MPKAWILRELQPAAAAYFGELEEALIHGTYTAAGVDPVMIEAAAGYLAARPPTLEIFPSWPMSHLQQPYSANSQSVGSTDSSSAQNTMSQAELVSPVSMRTDSGQPQEVLMVTIDDYNYNQGLGPAPAAAPSFQQHAGGAQDKRKHGSTRKDGTSLDPKTERRLAQNREAARKSRLRKKAYVQQLETGRIRLQQIEQELQRGRSQGLLTGGCSAPGEMSSGAVMFDMEYARWLDEDSKYMTGIQGALQAQVLDGNLGTIVEECIRHYDELFHLRAVLARSDVFHLMTGMWATQSERCFLWMAGFRPSEILKMLIPQLDPLTEQQLVGMCNLQQSSEQAEEALAQGLQQLHQSLADAVGAGPLNDGADVANYTSLMALALDRLDNLESFYRQADNLRQQTLHRIRRILTTRQTARCFLSLGEYHRRLRALSSIWASRPRENFIMTENVSSTGAEFQAIHQSQQNQFSGL; this is encoded by the exons ATGCCTAAGGCCTGGATCCT GAGGGAGTTGCAACCTGCAGCCGCTGCTTACTTTGGTGAGTTGGAGGAGGCCCTTATCCATGGCACCTATACTGCTGCTGGTGTCGATCCTGTCATGATAGAAG CGGCAGCAGGATATCTTGCAGCTAGGCCCCCCACTCTGGAGATCTTCCCTTCCTGGCCAATGAGTCATCTACAGCAGCCATACAGT GCGAACTCGCAGTCAGTAGGGAGCACTGACTCCAGCTCCGCTCAGAACACAATGTCACAGGCCGAGTTGGTGTCCCCAGTCAGTATGAGGACCGACTCTGGCCAGCCGCAGGAGGTGTTGATGGTGACCATTGATGATTACAACTACAACCAAGGACTCGGGCCAGCGCCAGCTGCTGCACCAAGCTTTCAGCAACATGCAGGAGGAGCCCAAGATAAG AGGAAGCATGGATCCACAAGAAAAGATGGCACGTCGTTGGATCCAAAG ACCGAAAGGCGACTGGCTCAGAACAGAGAAGCTGCAAGGAAGAGCAGGCTGAGGAAAAAG GCATATGTTCAGCAGTTAGAAACAGGCCGGATTAGGCTTCAGCAAATCGAGCAAGAGCTTCAGAGAGGACGTTCACAG GGTCTGCTCACCGGAGGATGCAGTGCGCCCGGAGAAATGAGTTCTG GCGCCGTGATGTTCGACATGGAGTACGCCCGATGGTTAGATGAAGACAGCAAGTATATGACCGGGATTCAGGGTGCATTGCAGGCCCAAGTCCTCGACGGGAACCTTGGAACTATCGTTGAAGAATGCATCCGGCACTACGACGAGCTGTTCCACTTGAGGGCCGTGCTCGCCAGGTCCGACGTCTTCCACCTCATGACCGGAATGTGGGCAACGCAGTCTGAGCGGTGCTTCCTCTGGATGGCCGGGTTCCGGCCCTCGGAAATCCTCAAG ATGCTGATACCTCAGCTCGATCCACTGACGGAGCAGCAGCTGGTGGGGATGTGCAATCTGCAGCAGTCATCCGAGCAGGCTGAGGAGGCGCTAGCGCAGGGGCTTCAACAGCTGCACCAGTCGCTGGCCGATGCGGTGGGCGCTGGCCCTCTCAACGACGGTGCAGATGTTGCCAACTATACCAGTCTCATGGCCCTAGCACTTGACAGGCTCGACAATCTCGAGAGCTTTTATCGTCAG GCTGATAATCTGAGACAGCAAACCTTGCATCGCATTCGGCGGATTCTGACCACCAGACAGACAGCTCGGTGTTTCCTCTCCCTCGGAGAGTATCATCGCCGTCTCCGTGCTCTCAGCTCCATCTGGGCTTCCCGTCCTCGCGA GAACTTCATCATGACAGAGAATGTCAGCTCTACAGGAGCAGAATTTCAGGCTATTCATCAATCTCAACAAAACCAGTTTTCCGGCCTCTGA
- the LOC127323168 gene encoding transcription factor TGAL5 isoform X2 — MSRVLLLIAMMQGEESSWGMAASARDGAVPFGQALVYGIQGHAPPAAPPANFLRELQPAAAAYFGELEEALIHGTYTAAGVDPVMIEAAAGYLAARPPTLEIFPSWPMSHLQQPYSANSQSVGSTDSSSAQNTMSQAELVSPVSMRTDSGQPQEVLMVTIDDYNYNQGLGPAPAAAPSFQQHAGGAQDKRKHGSTRKDGTSLDPKTERRLAQNREAARKSRLRKKAYVQQLETGRIRLQQIEQELQRGRSQGLLTGGCSAPGEMSSGAVMFDMEYARWLDEDSKYMTGIQGALQAQVLDGNLGTIVEECIRHYDELFHLRAVLARSDVFHLMTGMWATQSERCFLWMAGFRPSEILKMLIPQLDPLTEQQLVGMCNLQQSSEQAEEALAQGLQQLHQSLADAVGAGPLNDGADVANYTSLMALALDRLDNLESFYRQADNLRQQTLHRIRRILTTRQTARCFLSLGEYHRRLRALSSIWASRPRENFIMTENVSSTGAEFQAIHQSQQNQFSGL; from the exons ATG AGTAGAGTTCTTCTGCTCATTGCCATGATGCAAGGTGAAGAGAGTTCTTGGGGGATGGCAGCAAGTGCTCGTGATGGAGCTGTACCATTCGGCCAAGCACTTGTATATGGAATCCAAGGCCATGCTCCTCCTGCTGCACCACCTGCCAACTTCCT GAGGGAGTTGCAACCTGCAGCCGCTGCTTACTTTGGTGAGTTGGAGGAGGCCCTTATCCATGGCACCTATACTGCTGCTGGTGTCGATCCTGTCATGATAGAAG CGGCAGCAGGATATCTTGCAGCTAGGCCCCCCACTCTGGAGATCTTCCCTTCCTGGCCAATGAGTCATCTACAGCAGCCATACAGT GCGAACTCGCAGTCAGTAGGGAGCACTGACTCCAGCTCCGCTCAGAACACAATGTCACAGGCCGAGTTGGTGTCCCCAGTCAGTATGAGGACCGACTCTGGCCAGCCGCAGGAGGTGTTGATGGTGACCATTGATGATTACAACTACAACCAAGGACTCGGGCCAGCGCCAGCTGCTGCACCAAGCTTTCAGCAACATGCAGGAGGAGCCCAAGATAAG AGGAAGCATGGATCCACAAGAAAAGATGGCACGTCGTTGGATCCAAAG ACCGAAAGGCGACTGGCTCAGAACAGAGAAGCTGCAAGGAAGAGCAGGCTGAGGAAAAAG GCATATGTTCAGCAGTTAGAAACAGGCCGGATTAGGCTTCAGCAAATCGAGCAAGAGCTTCAGAGAGGACGTTCACAG GGTCTGCTCACCGGAGGATGCAGTGCGCCCGGAGAAATGAGTTCTG GCGCCGTGATGTTCGACATGGAGTACGCCCGATGGTTAGATGAAGACAGCAAGTATATGACCGGGATTCAGGGTGCATTGCAGGCCCAAGTCCTCGACGGGAACCTTGGAACTATCGTTGAAGAATGCATCCGGCACTACGACGAGCTGTTCCACTTGAGGGCCGTGCTCGCCAGGTCCGACGTCTTCCACCTCATGACCGGAATGTGGGCAACGCAGTCTGAGCGGTGCTTCCTCTGGATGGCCGGGTTCCGGCCCTCGGAAATCCTCAAG ATGCTGATACCTCAGCTCGATCCACTGACGGAGCAGCAGCTGGTGGGGATGTGCAATCTGCAGCAGTCATCCGAGCAGGCTGAGGAGGCGCTAGCGCAGGGGCTTCAACAGCTGCACCAGTCGCTGGCCGATGCGGTGGGCGCTGGCCCTCTCAACGACGGTGCAGATGTTGCCAACTATACCAGTCTCATGGCCCTAGCACTTGACAGGCTCGACAATCTCGAGAGCTTTTATCGTCAG GCTGATAATCTGAGACAGCAAACCTTGCATCGCATTCGGCGGATTCTGACCACCAGACAGACAGCTCGGTGTTTCCTCTCCCTCGGAGAGTATCATCGCCGTCTCCGTGCTCTCAGCTCCATCTGGGCTTCCCGTCCTCGCGA GAACTTCATCATGACAGAGAATGTCAGCTCTACAGGAGCAGAATTTCAGGCTATTCATCAATCTCAACAAAACCAGTTTTCCGGCCTCTGA